In Kangiella koreensis DSM 16069, the DNA window GATGCATGTTCCTTATGATAAATATTATCCCGGGATGGTAAGGCCCTATACCACAGCGACCGCGCTATCAAATGGTTGGGTGTGGGACATTCCAATGCAAAGTCAACGCTCATTAGGCTATGTGCATTCTAGCGCTTTTATTAGCAAAGAAGCGGCTGAGCGAGAGCTGAGGGCGTATCAAGGAGGAAGCTGTGATGAACTTCCCGCCCGGTTTGTGGATTTTAAAGTGGGTCGGCGTCATAAAGCCTGGGAAGGTAACTGTATAGCGATAGGTTTATCAGGTGGCTTCATTGAGCCACTTGAATCGACCGGGCTTTATTTGAGTGACTTAGGCGCTGTGGCGCTTGCAGAGTACTTTCCTTATAGGGATGAAGATATAGAGGCTTTGTCTTTCCGCTACAACCGGATACTCAGTAATCGTTTTTATGAGATTTTAGATTTTATTAATATGCATTACTGCTTAACGCGCAGAGCGGATACTGAGTTTTGGCGCACGGTACAGAAACCTGAGCATATTACTGATAGGCTTAAGACAAAGCTAGAGTTCTGGGAAAGAAAAATACCGAGTATGTCAGATTTTGATGACCAGTTTTTCCTAAACCAGAATACTGGCTCGTTGGGTAATTTGGGTGCTAATTTTGACTCTAGAGCTCCTGTTGATACTGCGGGGTTATGGAATCATGAAAGTTATCAATGCATTTTATATGGGATGCATTTTAAGTCAAAAATCCCAAGCATTGATATAAGTACAGCATCGCAACTTAATGTGCATCCCTATATATTAAATCGCCTGCAACAGGCAAAGAATAAACTTCCAAAGCATGCTGACTGGTTACAAAGAACCCTTGGAATGAGGCAATACAGGTATTCTTCAAAGCCTGCTGGATGGGTGGTATAGACCTATGATAAAAAAAGTATTGATTGTTGGTGGGGGCTCTTCAGGCTGGATGACCGCAGCATATCTAGATGCTGCCATTAATAAGAAAGGTACTCAAAAAAAAATTAGTATTGAGTTAGTCGAATCTCCAGACATTCCCAGAATATCTGTAGGCGAAGCTACCGTTCCCTCAATTAGACACCTACTAGCTACTATTGGCGTTACAGAAGTGGACTTTATGAAGTCCACTGACGCAACTTTTAAACAGGCAATTAAGTACGTGAACTGGGTTGATAATGATAACTCTTTTTACTATCACCCCTTTAATCGATTCAGTCCAAAGCCCTTAGATACATT includes these proteins:
- a CDS encoding tryptophan halogenase family protein; translated protein: MNKRRRLLIVGGGSSGWIVAAYLNSALKALKAPIDVEITLVESPDIPRISVGEATIPSIRHLLATIGINETDFMVATDATFKQSIRYVNWEKLNSFYHHPFTRVRKQPLDDLAENWLKSDRSIPFMETCSEQPIICEMGLAPVMYSPWDMGTPLSYAYHMNAQKFADYLRDISVSRGVNHVLANVTDIEMKSDKQIKAVNTDNAGRLEADLFIDCTGFRAKLIEEKLGVGFEDCSQWLLCDRAVAMHVPYDKYYPGMVRPYTTATALSNGWVWDIPMQSQRSLGYVHSSAFISKEAAERELRAYQGGSCDELPARFVDFKVGRRHKAWEGNCIAIGLSGGFIEPLESTGLYLSDLGAVALAEYFPYRDEDIEALSFRYNRILSNRFYEILDFINMHYCLTRRADTEFWRTVQKPEHITDRLKTKLEFWERKIPSMSDFDDQFFLNQNTGSLGNLGANFDSRAPVDTAGLWNHESYQCILYGMHFKSKIPSIDISTASQLNVHPYILNRLQQAKNKLPKHADWLQRTLGMRQYRYSSKPAGWVV